The following coding sequences lie in one Paramisgurnus dabryanus chromosome 16, PD_genome_1.1, whole genome shotgun sequence genomic window:
- the mtnr1al gene encoding melatonin receptor type 1A-like — protein sequence MVDGTDAFLRNISTGNQDSKYLSFPWVVTLLSSVLITTIIVDVLGNLLVIVSVFRNRKLRKAGNAFVVSLAVADLVVAIYPYPLVLSAIFHDRWIAGDIHCQISGFLMGLSVIGSIFNITGIAVNRYCYICHSLKYDKLFSNKNTACYVILVWMLTILAIVPNWFVESLQYDPRVYSCTFAQSVSSLYTITVVVVHFIVPIGIVTYCYLRIWILVIEVRKRVKPDSRPKIKPQDFRNFLTMFVVFVLFAVCWAPLNFIGLAVAIHPGLGQAIPEWLFTASYFMAYFNSCLNGVIYGVLNNNFRKEYKRIVLAIFKFHC from the exons ATGGTGGATGGAACGGATGCCTTTTTGAGGAACATTTCTACCGGAAACCAGGACAGCAAGTATCTCTCTTTCCCCTGGGTGGTGACTTTACTCTCCAGCGTGCTCATCACCACCATTATAGTTGATGTACTGGGCAACCTGTTGGTCATTGTGTCAGTCTTCAGAAACCGAAAACTCAGGAAGGCAG GCAATGCCTTTGTGGTGAGTTTGGCAGTAGCAGATCTGGTAGTAGCCATCTATCCGTACCCACTAGTGTTAAGTGCAATCTTCCATGACCGCTGGATTGCCGGTGATATTCACTGTCAAATCAGCGGCTTCCTAATGGGCCTCAGTGTTATTGGCTCTATTTTCAACATCACAGGTATTGCAGTCAACCGTTACTGTTACATCTGCCACAGCCTTAAATACGACAAGCTCTTTTCCAACAAGAATACAGCATGTTACGTCATCTTGGTCTGGATGCTGACTATCCTGGCAATCGTCCCAAACTGGTTCGTGGAGTCCCTGCAGTACGACCCACGAGTCTACTCGTGCACCTTCGCCCAATCGGTGAGCTCGCTCTACACTATCACGGTAGTGGTGGTACACTTCATTGTGCCCATCGGTATCGTCACATACTGCTACCTGCGCATCTGGATCCTTGTCATAGAGGTTCGCAAACGGGTCAAGCCCGACAGTCGGCCCAAGATCAAACCTCAGGACTTCCGAAACTTTCTCACCATGTTTGTGGTGTTCGTGCTGTTTGCCGTCTGCTGGGCTCCTCTGAACTTCATAGGCTTGGCGGTGGCCATCCACCCCGGACTGGGTCAAGCCATACCGGAGTGGCTCTTCACAGCCAGTTATTTCATGGCATACTTTAACAGCTGTCTAAATGGCGTGATATATGGAGTGTTAAACAACAACTTTAGAAAAGAGTATAAAAGGATTGTACTTGCAATTTTCAAGTTTCACTGTTAA